The Dasypus novemcinctus isolate mDasNov1 chromosome 13, mDasNov1.1.hap2, whole genome shotgun sequence genome segment TCTGAACCCTTTGGGGCAGGGGAAGGTGTCTTACCTTCCTCACTTTTCTTTCCAGTTCCGCCACAAGAGTGATAACCAGGTGAATAACCGTCAGTCTCAGGTGCTGATCAATGGAACGTGAGTGCCTGCTGGAGACTGAGGGCTCTGGGAAGGAAGGGGATCCCCCGGGACCCCGtctacctcctgacagcctcttcTCTGTCTTCTCATTGCTTCAGTCTCCAGCAAGAGCAGTGGATGAATGTCTGCGTTGGTGATATTATCAAGCTAGAAAATAACCAGTTTGTGGCGGTAAGGGGCAGGGAGCCTCTCTGGGCCTGCAGGGCTCTGCCTCCTCTCAGCAGAAGGGGATGAACCTTTTCCTGATTAACTGTTGCCTTTTAAGCACCtatggaaggaaactttcttgaGTGGGGGCTTCTGTGTCATGTTAGTATGCTCGGGACTGCTTTCTCCCCATTCATGTGCTTGGAACTAAGCAAATAAAGAATACTGAGCCAAAGGAAGGACCACCAAGGAGTTCCTCCTGGGGGGCTTGGGGACTTGGGGGCTTGGGCATTTGGGCCTCTCATTAGGTTTTCTCTCTAGGCGGATCTCCTTCTCCTTTCCAGCAGTGAGCCCCATGGACTGTGCTACATAGAGACAGCAGAACTTGATGGGTAAGTAGCATGCCTCCTTAGGGGTTAAGTCGTTGTTTTGAAAGAGGGCTCTGTACCTTTTGGAAAATTGAGGGCTAAGAAAGGCTTTGGATGTATAGAAGTATTATCTACTCAGTGCCTACTGGGGCTAGACAGTGATGCCCAATGGGCAAggctcccctgccccctccccccccccagcaaaatTTAGTGGGAGGGAAGGGAGCCCCAGGACTCAGGGACACTGTCCTTCTAGAGAGACCAACATGAAAGTGCGTCAGGCGATTCCCGTCACCTCGGAACTGGGGGACATCAGTAAACTTGCTTTGTTTGATGGTGAGTAATCCTTGGAGAAGCAGCCTTCAGGTAGAGGAGGCTGGGTTGGATTTGGTGGTTTTAATTGCGTCTTTTCCTTTCGGCTTCCTGTTGCTGTGATTATGCAGCTCTCTGGACTTTtttctggggggtggggtgggaaggaaggggGTGCCAGGTGAAAACTGAGTGGCTACCACTGGTTTTGAGCTGATGGTCATTTTCAAGGGAGTGTTGTGGCTGATAGCTCCCCACTTGCTGTGCATGCTGAGAGAAATTCAGTGTTTTCTTCTTGCTTATTAATTTAGAATGATGGTATATGCTCCCTGTAATGAGATAAACTCTACAATGCATATAAGAAAAAGTTGGTATCCCCTTCTGCTCTCCAGTGTTATCATCCTTAGGTAACCGCATTAACCGACCATTCAGTATGTGAACTTTTCTCTATGTCTATACAGACATGTAAACATAAACGGGATCATACCAAAAGCTCCACAGCCTGTATTTTGTACCTACCAAATACCTCGTAGGTCTCTTAGGacaaagaaatttactttgtGCTTTTTTAATAGTTTGATAATACTTCATAAAATTGATGTACCGTAATTTATTCAACTATTCCCTGACCATTCAGTTATTTCCAGTCTTATGCTGTTCAAATAATGCTTCGATTAATGTTGCTTATATATTCTTATTGGCCTATACTATTATTTCTCTAGACTAGTGTCCCAAATGTGGGATACCTGGGTCTGAGTGTACGTCTACTTGTAGTACTAGTTGCTGCTGCCTTATTCCTTTCTTGAAAAGTTGAAGTGGTTCACATCCTCCGGCAGTGCCTGGATGGGCCCATCTCCTCACACCCTCTCTCTCagctccttctttctctctgttttgttGTCTCATGATCTAGTCGTAGACCAGACCTTGGACAGTGGCACTCTTGTCTCCCATCCAGGTGAAGTGATCTGTGAACCACCTAACAACAAGCTGGACAAATTCAGCGGAACCCTCTACTGGAAGGAGAACAAGTTCCCTCTGAGCAACCAGAACATGCTGCTGCGGGGCTGTGTGCTGCGAAACACCGAGTGGTGCTTCGGGCTGGTCATCTTTGCAGGTGAGCCTCCTAAGGGCCAAAGAAAGAAGGGTAAGAGTTGGTGACTCAGCCCTCCCTCAGGAGTATGGGAGGAGGCTGGGTTGGGCCAGTAGAATATGTAAGGTAAAAAAACTCCAACCCTGGGACAGTCGTGCTGGTAGCACAGCACTGTGACGATATTTAACACCAGCTGAAGGTTGTATTTGAATGTagtcaaaaggggaaattttaggtagtGTGTATAATTTCCtagaataaaacatttaaaaccaTGGGAGTATATAATACAAACCGTGAACCCTCGTGTAAACTATTGACACTAAttaatactataattataattttaaaaatgtgaaaaagccCCCAAACCGCCAAGCCTGAATATGGCCCTTTATTCAGCCAGTGTCTCCATTCTACCCTGACGGCCTGCAGGGGACTGGGCAGAAGCCCAGAGACGCTTTGTTCCTTGGCTTCCCCGTCCTCCCATTCTTTTTCCAGGTCCTGACACTAAGCTGATGCAGAACAGCGGCAGGACGAAGTTCAAGAGAACAAGTATTGATCGCCTCATGAATACACTGGTGCTCTGGGTAAGGCTTTGCACGTCTGgttccccgcccctgccctccaggatgtCCCTGGCTGATTCTCTttgctcccttctctctttcccgTGGCAGACTTCAGGTTCTGGCTTAAAAGCCACTGGCAGGTCAGCCACTCAGAGGCAGTGTTCATTTCAGGCTCCTTTTAGACTTGGAAGATGTGATTTAAGCACCTTAGGAACGTGCATGAATCGACAACTTGAAGAAAGCTAAAACAAGTCGTTCCTTCTCTGGACTCTGCTTCTGACGGGGGGAAGCTTAGTGCAGCATGTGACCTTCTGTTTGCCTTTGCCAGGGACAAGGAGCCCTTCATGGGGATgaaaagggaatgaaaagaaaaacttcatTTGGAAGCTGGATAGTGGGTCTTTCCCCCTCACTTTTAAGTGATCCCAAAGGAAATTTTCTGGTTTCGTTTTTGGCAATTCCTGAACCCTTTTGCTTGGCTGGAAGCCTGAGCTCCTTGTCAGGTTCTCCTCCCCTCTCACGCCGCCACTGCTGCTGCCCCCCACGTGCCAGCCTGCAAAGGGGGGGATCAGCCTCTGTGGTGAGGCAGTTTCCGCCCTGGCTTTAAACGGTTTGCAGAGGCCAGGCCCGTGGGAGAAGGGTGAAGTCGGTCACGCAAAGGTTGTTTTGCCCCCTGCTGGTCCTTGGGCTCAGGAAGATTCCCGTTTGGTTTCAAAGCAACCAGCAGTGGAGGCAGCTTTGGAAATAGCTGTGTGACACCAGACAGTGGTCtctgttttttgcttttaacCACCAAGCCTTTCTTATAATCCTTCTTCATGGACGCTCAGCTTTATAAAAGACACCATTTGTTTCcgttttttttgctgtttttttaatttggtgaTCTGCACAAGAAAACGCATTACAGAAACTTGCCCTTGTTGTTGGCTTGTGGAGGCTTAAGGGTGATTTGCAAAAAGCATTTTTCGTCTCTTGAAAGTAGCTCATCCACCTTTGAGGACTGCTCAGGGTTCCAGGATGCCAGATTGGGAGCTGCTCAACTGTATCAACTTCCTGATGAGAAAAAGCTTCAGAGAGGTCACACTGTCAGTGGCAGACCAGAAGTGGCAGCAGTTCTGGGTTCTTTCCATTAGAGCACGCCACACGCTTTTGGGGTTCAGAGTAGGAGTGGTGGCCTCCTTCGGGGCTGCTCTTGGTTTGAGGACTTCCTGAGTGGCCAGCGGCCTGTTTCCTCTTTTCTCCGCAGATTTTTGGATTCCTGGTCTGCATGGGGGTGATCTTGGCCATTGGCAATGCCATCTGGGAGCATGAGGTCGGGATGCGCTTCCAGGTCTACCTGCCCTGGGATGAGGCGGTGGACAGTGCCTTCTTCTCTGGCTTCCTCTCCTTCTGGTCCTACATCATCATCCTCAACACCGTTGTGCCCATTTCGCTCTATGTCAGGTACACACTTTCTCTGCCCTGGGGTCTCTCCAGGGAGCTCAGGTGGTCCCttggcaaatgttttcttttctgggaAGATGAAGTTCTCGAGAAGGAACTTGGAGTTCTCTTCTTCCTGCATCGtgaacattttgtgttatctgtTTATCTTTTGTGCAAAGTACACTTTCACCACAGTTTCCTGGTGTTCTGGATTGTGTTATTACAAACTTCAGGTAGATTTATTTGGGACGCATTTATGCATGTCTAGTGTGTGCAAAGAAGCATGGACCGCAGCACATACAAAGATGTATTATTTCAAGAAGATCTCCTCCTCTCTAGGAGCTTAAGTCTAGTGGAGGAAGAAAAATCTCAACACATTACAAAACAAAATAGGAACAAGTGCCACAGAAGTCACTTCACACGAAGTCTTACGTGTAAGCGGGGGGCACGGGTAGCCTGGAAACTTCGTACCTAATAAATCTCTAAAGGTTTAAAATAACCTAAAGAATGCTTTAGGGAGTATTGGCTAGCACTGGTGTGCAAGATGAGTAGGCACAAAGAGATCTCTGGGGTGTTTGAGGTAAAGAGGATGTTGACAGCGACTGGGCTAGAAAGAATaagggggaagggggtgggggctgcgagaggcagggggagaaatggcaggaagaaagaaatgttCTTTCCTCCTTAGTGTCTCGAACTCGAGATAAGGAAGCCTGTAACATTTCTAAGGAAATGATTTATGGAGATGCTCAAAACTCCTCCTATCTGCCATCTGCTGTTAACACAGATGCAACCCTCCCCACCGGCCCCTGAATCCCAGTGCTGATGACAATGAGTAGACGATAAGAGAGAGTTTCTGTGTGGAGGCATTTGCAGTTTGGACTTTGAGAGAGTATTGAGAAGAGAGTTGGAAGGTTCGAGGTTTATTTCGTCCTGCCTACTCATTAGCCAAGTGACCTCAGGCAAACCCAGAATCACCCAGGGCTCCGTTTTCTCATGTAAAAAGGGAACAATATTTCCAGTTCCACTTTCTTCCTAGGGTTGTCCTGATACAAAATAAGCCGCTAaagtggaaaatatattttaagagttAAATTACTATAAATTACTGCTATACAAATATTAAGTGATACCACACCTATCACTGTCATTGCAATTCTGGTTCTGGgttacatttgtttatttttttttgtccttatttatttttttaatgttacattaaaaaaatatgaggtccccatataccccccacccccctcacccccttcctcctccccccataacaacaacctcctccatcatcatgagacattcattgcacttggtgaatacatctctgagcaccgctgcacctcatggtcaatggtccacactatagcccacactctcccacagtccacccagtgagccaagggaggacatacaatgtccagtaactgttcctgcagtaccacccaggacaactccaagtcctgaaaatgcccccacatcacatttaaatgttttcttgcTTATAACCAAATTTTTTCCCCACCTCTGGGTTTTGCTGTCCATGCTTTGTATCTGAATTTGGTCCAAGTGTATGTTAACTGCCCAGAAAAGTTCATCAGGTTAAAATATGTGTGGGCTGGGGGGAGACAGGCATTAGTAAGCTGAGTGgggaaaaggttagggaagacATTCCCTGCTCTCTCCATTTTTTGCCTGGTAACTGGATCCTGATAGGCACTTCAGTCTGAACAGAGCAGGCTTCCGGATGTGGCCCCATTACTCGGCTGTCCTGGGCCTGAGCACAGGGCTCGTTCCCAAAGGTGATTCACAAAGAAGATGTGAGCATGTCTGGAACTGTGAACGGCACTGTGCCACCGTGCACTGGTATTATCCCCCGGATTCTTGAGGCCCCTCTCCCTCTGCAGTCAGCATCTCAGTGTTGTCTCATAGTCTTCCCGGAAGCCACCGAATGGGGGTTGTGGAGCCCGGAGGCCAGGGTGGAGGGCGTGTGGCTGGGCAGTGGAGAGCTGCCTTCCTGGTTCTCTCTTCCCGTGTGGCTGCCCTCTGAGGCAGCATCTGTTGCTGTGGCGTGTGCAGCACCCTCATtattgctctctcttttttttttctttccccttgctcttgcacttttctttttctctgcatgGTTTCTGTATTATTAGCCCTGAGGTAAGAATGGGTCAAGTGCTGTGTCTACTgtcccttttcctcctctctccgtGCTGTCTGTCCTGCCTGCCCCAAGCCCCTTGCACCCTTTTGTCTGGAGAGACCGGGAGGCTTGGGGTCGGGGCGTCCCTTTGCCAGCTGGCAGTGGCTGGCTCCACCTTCAGGCTCTCCCTGCACCTTTCCCTCCAGGTTCCCGTGCCCGGGTGTCCGCTCCATTCTCGTTTACCCCCAGGCACGGGGCCTGCAGCGAAGGCCTAAGCGGGTGGGACACCTCCCCGGCCTCTTGCCCCGAGCCTTAGCTCCTGTCCCCTGTGCAGTGTGGAGATCATCCGCCTGGGCCACAGCTACTTCATCAACTGGGACAAGAAGATGTTCTGCATGAAGAAGCGGACGCCTGCAGAGGCCCGCACCACCACGCTGAACGAGGAGCTGGGCCAGGTGGAGTACATCTTCTCCGACAAGACGGGCACCCTCACCCAGAACATCATGGTCTTCAACAAGTGCTCCATCAGCGGCCGCAGCTACGGTACGGCAGGGCCGTCGTTCCGGGGGCTCGCGTCTGGCCTGGGGGGGGCGCTGGGAttgcctccctccccccagttgcctTGATATTTCAGTTTTATCGCGTTCGTGTTTGGGTTTGAGGGACCATGGAAGGGTCGGTTCCGTGTCCCATGTCAGAAAGCAGATTCCGAGAGGCCTCCCCTTGCCCTCTGCTGACGTGCGCACCCTGGTCTCAGCTCCAGGCAGTAGGGGAACTCCTTGGCTGGCTGAAGTGAAGCCCGAGACACTGGCCTCCGGGTGTCCTGGCCAGGTTGGACCTTGGCTGCTCCTGTGGAGCGCTAGACTCTCCCCATGTTGCTGCTCAGGGCCCTTGTGAGTCTCTGGAATGTGACCGTGGTCGTCTCAGTGTGCCCTGCTGCAGTGGCCTCGCGGCTGAGCTGCTGGCGTGCTTGGGGCCTGTCTGGGGCTTTCGTGCAGAGTGTGAGCCCCTGTTGTAACTGCTTTCTATACTAACCTGGGCCTGACGGTCAGTGTGTGGGCCTTTGTCCGGTGTGTGGGCCTCAAGGGTGGAAGGCGCCCAAGGAGGCCTGGGAAAGGGTGTGGAACTGGAGCTGCTGTGGTTGAAGTGGTGGGGGCAGGGTTGTGAGCACTGGGTACTGCAGCTCTTTCACAGCCTGGGCCCTGGGGCTCTGAGGGGACGGGGTGCCCATCACCTCCCGTCACTTGAGTCACTGTGAATCTGCGTGACATCTGCTCGAAGGTTAGGGTTCAGGTTCCAGGTGCCTGTGGGGCTTCCCAGCCCTGGCCTTCTGTACCTGAGGCTTCTCTGCCACTGCTCCGAGAGCTCCTCAGCTCTGACGGTACTTCTCCTTCTGTCCTGGCTGTGTACAGGTGATGTCTTCGATGTCTTGGGACACAAAGCTGAACTGGGAGAGGTAAGATCCAGCCTCCATAATTACTCCGTGTGCCAGCTGAGGATGGGGTGCCTTACCAGTAACGGTCGATATAGATAGGAGCGATGAGTTGTCTGGGCAGGAAATGGAAGCTGCTTGGAGAAGCGGGTGTTTTGAGACTGGTGGGAATTTTACAGTCTGTAGTGGACAGGATGTGAGGTTCTCCTACTGAGAATTGGAAGGGCAGGGACGATAGGGCGGGGACATCCCCTTCCCTGGGCTAACGCCTGGTAGCCCACCCTTTCCTGAGAGCTGTCTTACATTTTCCAGAGGCCCAAACCCATCGACTTTTCCTTCAACCCTCTGGCTGACAAGAAGTTCTTATTTTGGGACCTCAGCCTCTTAGAGTCCATCAAGATGGGGGACCCCCACACGCACGAGTTCTTCCGCCTCCTCTCCCTGTGTCACACCGTCATGTCAGAAGAAAAGAACGAAGGTGAGCAGAGGAGAGGCttgccctctccccccacctgACTCGAGCCCTCAGGCTCAGGCTCTGGGCTGCAGGGTTGGGGCTTCCTGGTCGGGGGGCACGTGGCCGAGAGGGTGGCCACTtacctctccctcttcctccccacccaGGGGAGCTGTACTACAAAGCCCAGTCCCCAGATGAGGGGGCCCTGGTCACCGCAGCCAGAAATTTTGGCTTTGTGTTCCGCTCTCGTACCCCAAAAACCATCACCGTCCACGAGTTAGGAACAGCCATCACCTACCAGCTGCTGGCCATCCTGGACTTCAACAACATCCGCAAGCGGATGTCGGTCATAGGTGAGGCCAGGATGGGGgtgcctgggggcctggggccgCATCCAGGCCTGGGTGTTGGTGCCTGTAGGCTGGGGGTCTTCTCCTGCCTGAATTTTTCTGGGACTTTCTCCGTGTCCCGTTCACAGTACGGAATCCGGAGGGTAAGATCCGACTCTACTGCAAAGGGGCCGACACCATCCTGCTTGAGAGACTCCATCCCTCCAACCAAGAGCTGCTCAACACCACCACTGACCACCTGAACGTAGGTTGAGGAGGGAGGGCCTCCAGCTGCCGCTCTTCTCAGCGTGGTGGTGTGGGTCGAGGGTGAGACTTGCTTGACTCTGCCTCCAGGAATACGCAGGGGAAGGGCTCAGGACCCTCGTACTGGCCTACAAGGATCTGGATGAAGAGTACTACGAGGAGTGGGCTGAGCGGCGGCTCCAGGCCACCTTGGCACAGGACAGCCGGGAGGACAGGCTGGCCAGCATCTACGAGGAGGTCGAGAGGGACATGATGGTAGGGGCTGCAGGGTGGGCTGAGGGTGGGCAAGGAGGGCTCGTGCCTGCCGGCTCTCACACCAGGGACTCTTGCGGTGTTTTCAGCTGCTGGGTGCAACGGCCATTGAGGACAAGCTTCAGCAAGGGGTTCCGGAGACCATTGCCCTCCTGACACTGGCCAACATCAAGATTTGGGTCCTAACCGGAGACAAGCAAGGTGAGAGCCCAGCAGGGCAGAGGAAATTGCATCGGCACAACAGCCCTGTTGAATCCTTGCGTGGAGCCAGTACATCAGGCAGGAGAGTGTGCTGAACtggatgctgttttagtttcctgggctgctcacacaaacaccatgaaatgggtcaggttaaacaatgggaatttatttgctcatggtctTGAGGATAAAAGAAAGTCCAGATCAAGGTGTCCTCAAGGCAATATtgttttcctgaagactggcgttctgaggctggctgctggcaatccttggtcctttgCTTGCATGGCAAGGCCCCTGACCACGTCTCCTGGACTctcctcttctgggttccgttgctattcagtttcttgcttcttgcggctttctttctctgtttgaatttcattccacttatagaggactccagtaataggattgagGGACCaccctgactgaggtgggccacgcCTTACccgaagcaacctcatcaaaatgtccttataataagttcacacccacagcatTGGATGaggtttaagagcatgttttttctgggcatacatagagcttcaaaccaACATAGATGCCCTTCTCTAGCTCCTGTGATCTCTCTTGGTAGAGACAGCTGTGAACATGGGCTATTCCTGCAAGATGCTGACGGACGACATGACGGAGGTGTTCATAGTCACTGGCCACACCGTCCTGGAAGTGCGGGAGGAGCTCAGGTAAGCAGGGGCCTGGGGACGCAGCTGCTCTGCACTGTGCACGGGCTTGGGCAGCGGCTCCTGAGTTACAGCCGTAC includes the following:
- the ATP8B2 gene encoding phospholipid-transporting ATPase ID isoform X1 encodes the protein MTVPKEMPEKWVRTGAPPSWSRKKPSWGTEEERRARANDREYNEKFQYASNCIKTSKYNILTFLPVNLFEQFQEVANTYFLFLLILQLIPQISSLSWFTTIVPLVLVLTITAVKDATDDYFRHKSDNQVNNRQSQVLINGTLQQEQWMNVCVGDIIKLENNQFVAADLLLLSSSEPHGLCYIETAELDGETNMKVRQAIPVTSELGDISKLALFDGEVICEPPNNKLDKFSGTLYWKENKFPLSNQNMLLRGCVLRNTEWCFGLVIFAGPDTKLMQNSGRTKFKRTSIDRLMNTLVLWIFGFLVCMGVILAIGNAIWEHEVGMRFQVYLPWDEAVDSAFFSGFLSFWSYIIILNTVVPISLYVSVEIIRLGHSYFINWDKKMFCMKKRTPAEARTTTLNEELGQVEYIFSDKTGTLTQNIMVFNKCSISGRSYGDVFDVLGHKAELGERPKPIDFSFNPLADKKFLFWDLSLLESIKMGDPHTHEFFRLLSLCHTVMSEEKNEGELYYKAQSPDEGALVTAARNFGFVFRSRTPKTITVHELGTAITYQLLAILDFNNIRKRMSVIVRNPEGKIRLYCKGADTILLERLHPSNQELLNTTTDHLNEYAGEGLRTLVLAYKDLDEEYYEEWAERRLQATLAQDSREDRLASIYEEVERDMMLLGATAIEDKLQQGVPETIALLTLANIKIWVLTGDKQETAVNMGYSCKMLTDDMTEVFIVTGHTVLEVREELRKAREKMMDSRMVGNGFTYQEKLPSDLEAVAGEYALVINGHSLAHALEADMELEFLETACACKAVICCRVTPLQKAQVVELVKKYKKAVTLAIGDGANDVSMIKTAHIGVGISGQEGIQAVLASDYSFSQFKFLQRLLLVHGRWSYLRMCKFLCYFFYKNFAFTMVHFWFGFFCGFSAQTVYDQYFITLYNIVYTSLPVLAMGVFDQDVPEQRSMEYPKLYEPGQLNLLFNKREFFICIAQGIYTSVLMFFIPYGVFAEATRDDGTQLADYQSFAVTVATSLVIVVSVQIGLDTGYWTAINHFFIWGSLAVYFAILFAMHSNGLFDMFPNQFRFVGNAQNTLAQPTVWLTIVLTTVVCIIPVVAFRFLKLHLKPDLSDTVRYTQLVRKKQKAQHRCMRRVGRTGSRRSGYAFSHQEGFGELIMSGKNMRLSSLALSGFTTRSSSSWIESLRRKKSDSASSPSGGADKPLKG
- the ATP8B2 gene encoding phospholipid-transporting ATPase ID isoform X2 — translated: MTVPKEMPEKWVRTGAPPSWSRKKPSWGTEEERRARANDREYNEKFQYASNCIKTSKYNILTFLPVNLFEQFQEVANTYFLFLLILQLIPQISSLSWFTTIVPLVLVLTITAVKDATDDYFRHKSDNQVNNRQSQVLINGTLQQEQWMNVCVGDIIKLENNQFVAADLLLLSSSEPHGLCYIETAELDGETNMKVRQAIPVTSELGDISKLALFDGEVICEPPNNKLDKFSGTLYWKENKFPLSNQNMLLRGCVLRNTEWCFGLVIFAGPDTKLMQNSGRTKFKRTSIDRLMNTLVLWIFGFLVCMGVILAIGNAIWEHEVGMRFQVYLPWDEAVDSAFFSGFLSFWSYIIILNTVVPISLYVSVEIIRLGHSYFINWDKKMFCMKKRTPAEARTTTLNEELGQVEYIFSDKTGTLTQNIMVFNKCSISGRSYGDVFDVLGHKAELGERPKPIDFSFNPLADKKFLFWDLSLLESIKMGDPHTHEFFRLLSLCHTVMSEEKNEGELYYKAQSPDEGALVTAARNFGFVFRSRTPKTITVHELGTAITYQLLAILDFNNIRKRMSVIVRNPEGKIRLYCKGADTILLERLHPSNQELLNTTTDHLNEYAGEGLRTLVLAYKDLDEEYYEEWAERRLQATLAQDSREDRLASIYEELLGATAIEDKLQQGVPETIALLTLANIKIWVLTGDKQETAVNMGYSCKMLTDDMTEVFIVTGHTVLEVREELRKAREKMMDSRMVGNGFTYQEKLPSDLEAVAGEYALVINGHSLAHALEADMELEFLETACACKAVICCRVTPLQKAQVVELVKKYKKAVTLAIGDGANDVSMIKTAHIGVGISGQEGIQAVLASDYSFSQFKFLQRLLLVHGRWSYLRMCKFLCYFFYKNFAFTMVHFWFGFFCGFSAQTVYDQYFITLYNIVYTSLPVLAMGVFDQDVPEQRSMEYPKLYEPGQLNLLFNKREFFICIAQGIYTSVLMFFIPYGVFAEATRDDGTQLADYQSFAVTVATSLVIVVSVQIGLDTGYWTAINHFFIWGSLAVYFAILFAMHSNGLFDMFPNQFRFVGNAQNTLAQPTVWLTIVLTTVVCIIPVVAFRFLKLHLKPDLSDTVRYTQLVRKKQKAQHRCMRRVGRTGSRRSGYAFSHQEGFGELIMSGKNMRLSSLALSGFTTRSSSSWIESLRRKKSDSASSPSGGADKPLKG
- the ATP8B2 gene encoding phospholipid-transporting ATPase ID isoform X3: MALCAKKHPPEEERRARANDREYNEKFQYASNCIKTSKYNILTFLPVNLFEQFQEVANTYFLFLLILQLIPQISSLSWFTTIVPLVLVLTITAVKDATDDYFRHKSDNQVNNRQSQVLINGTLQQEQWMNVCVGDIIKLENNQFVAADLLLLSSSEPHGLCYIETAELDGETNMKVRQAIPVTSELGDISKLALFDGEVICEPPNNKLDKFSGTLYWKENKFPLSNQNMLLRGCVLRNTEWCFGLVIFAGPDTKLMQNSGRTKFKRTSIDRLMNTLVLWIFGFLVCMGVILAIGNAIWEHEVGMRFQVYLPWDEAVDSAFFSGFLSFWSYIIILNTVVPISLYVSVEIIRLGHSYFINWDKKMFCMKKRTPAEARTTTLNEELGQVEYIFSDKTGTLTQNIMVFNKCSISGRSYGDVFDVLGHKAELGERPKPIDFSFNPLADKKFLFWDLSLLESIKMGDPHTHEFFRLLSLCHTVMSEEKNEGELYYKAQSPDEGALVTAARNFGFVFRSRTPKTITVHELGTAITYQLLAILDFNNIRKRMSVIVRNPEGKIRLYCKGADTILLERLHPSNQELLNTTTDHLNEYAGEGLRTLVLAYKDLDEEYYEEWAERRLQATLAQDSREDRLASIYEEVERDMMLLGATAIEDKLQQGVPETIALLTLANIKIWVLTGDKQETAVNMGYSCKMLTDDMTEVFIVTGHTVLEVREELRKAREKMMDSRMVGNGFTYQEKLPSDLEAVAGEYALVINGHSLAHALEADMELEFLETACACKAVICCRVTPLQKAQVVELVKKYKKAVTLAIGDGANDVSMIKTAHIGVGISGQEGIQAVLASDYSFSQFKFLQRLLLVHGRWSYLRMCKFLCYFFYKNFAFTMVHFWFGFFCGFSAQTVYDQYFITLYNIVYTSLPVLAMGVFDQDVPEQRSMEYPKLYEPGQLNLLFNKREFFICIAQGIYTSVLMFFIPYGVFAEATRDDGTQLADYQSFAVTVATSLVIVVSVQIGLDTGYWTAINHFFIWGSLAVYFAILFAMHSNGLFDMFPNQFRFVGNAQNTLAQPTVWLTIVLTTVVCIIPVVAFRFLKLHLKPDLSDTVRYTQLVRKKQKAQHRCMRRVGRTGSRRSGYAFSHQEGFGELIMSGKNMRLSSLALSGFTTRSSSSWIESLRRKKSDSASSPSGGADKPLKG